In the genome of Microbacterium endophyticum, one region contains:
- the uca gene encoding urea carboxylase encodes MTGFDTVLVANRGEIARRIIRSVQAQGLRAIAVYSDADRAAPHVREADEAVRIGPPAASESYLLIDAIIAAAQKTGAGAIHPGYGFLAESAPAARAVAAAGLKWLGPTPEQIETFGLKHTARELAEAAGVPLLPGSGVLDDVAHAEREASRIGYPVMLKATGGGGGIGMQVCADAAALRSAFDTVSRQAAASFGAAGIFLEKLVRPARHIEVQIFGDGEGRIAVFGDRDCTLQRRNQKVMEEAPAPHLPDEVRRHIHAAARRLAESINYRSAGTVEFVYDPSSEQAFFLEVNTRLQVEHPVTEAVFGIDLVALMVTLAREGAEAIPSHLFSTTLSPNGHAVEARIYAEDPDRGHTPSTGLITAVRFPGENSDPMPGVRIDGWIENGTEVTASYDPLLAKVITFAPDRDAAFDLMHEAISASRIDGIATGLGLLRELSIDPRVRAMTHDTTMLADVHDPDDRVDVLAPGIMTTVQDLPGRLGYWDVGVPPSGPMDALSFREANRAVGNLDDAPGLEITLQGPTLRFSTAAVVCVAGAEAPVTLDGAPVALWEPIEIPAGGMLAIGQAPGPGIRLALAVRGGIDVPSYLGSASTFTLGGFGGHGGRALVAGDVLRVRSNADLAAPAATPIADRPHFTTTWRIGVTEGPHAAPEFFTREDIDTLYATDYGVQINSARTGVRLTGPRPQWARVDGGEAGLHPSNIHDTPYAVGALDFTGDTPIILGPDGPSLGGFVCPAVVASGELWKVGQLRPGDTVRFVPVREADAASLDAERSLTGPSLIGGDGDDGVMGRIEAITEGDRVLRPDVTYRRDGDDNLLVEYGDNVLDLGLRMRVHALQTRLAEVAPGGIVDVTPGIRSLQIHTDAHQLRASQLVGMLREIEEDLPPTSELVVPSRTVNLPLSWDDPATRLAIERYMAGVRNDAPWTPWNIEFIRRINGLDTVEDVQRTVFDAEYLVLGLGDVYLGAPVATPLDPRHRLVTTKYNPARTWTAENSVGIGGAYMCIYGMEGPGGYQFVGRTVQIWNRFRQGGMFAENPWALRFFDRINWYPVSAEELLDLRADTDAGRANFETREGTFALGDYEKFLAANSTDIEKFRERQRTAFDEERERWRAAGEFDRTNDEPVAAASVDTIVVPPGATAVTAPFAATVWKVDQQEGAQVTAGDGVIVLEAMKMETTVSAPASGPVTAVYVRSGEQVSAGQVLAVIGGAQ; translated from the coding sequence ATGACCGGATTCGATACTGTTCTCGTCGCCAACCGCGGCGAAATCGCCCGCCGCATCATTCGTTCTGTCCAGGCGCAGGGACTCCGCGCGATCGCGGTCTATTCCGACGCCGATCGCGCAGCGCCCCATGTACGCGAAGCCGATGAGGCCGTGCGGATTGGGCCGCCGGCGGCATCCGAGTCGTATCTGCTGATCGATGCGATCATCGCGGCCGCTCAAAAAACCGGCGCCGGCGCCATCCACCCCGGCTACGGGTTTCTCGCTGAAAGCGCACCGGCTGCCCGAGCCGTCGCCGCTGCGGGACTCAAGTGGCTTGGCCCAACCCCCGAACAGATCGAAACGTTCGGCCTCAAGCACACCGCGCGAGAGCTCGCCGAAGCCGCCGGTGTTCCCCTTCTTCCCGGCTCCGGAGTTCTCGATGACGTCGCGCACGCCGAGCGCGAGGCATCGCGCATCGGCTACCCCGTGATGCTGAAAGCGACCGGCGGCGGTGGCGGAATCGGAATGCAGGTGTGCGCGGATGCCGCAGCTCTCCGTTCAGCATTCGACACCGTGTCGCGCCAAGCGGCGGCGAGTTTCGGCGCCGCCGGAATCTTCCTCGAAAAGCTCGTGCGCCCCGCCCGCCACATCGAAGTGCAGATCTTCGGTGACGGCGAAGGCCGGATCGCTGTGTTCGGCGACCGCGACTGCACCCTGCAGCGACGTAATCAGAAGGTCATGGAAGAAGCACCGGCGCCGCACCTTCCCGACGAGGTGCGCCGTCACATCCACGCCGCGGCGCGGCGACTCGCCGAATCGATCAACTACCGCTCGGCCGGAACCGTCGAGTTCGTCTACGACCCGTCGTCGGAGCAGGCCTTCTTCCTCGAGGTCAATACGCGCCTCCAGGTGGAGCACCCGGTTACCGAGGCAGTGTTCGGTATCGATTTGGTCGCGCTCATGGTGACGCTCGCACGCGAGGGCGCCGAAGCGATCCCGTCGCACCTGTTCTCGACGACGCTCTCGCCGAACGGCCACGCGGTCGAGGCCCGCATCTACGCGGAAGACCCCGACCGCGGGCACACGCCGTCAACCGGCCTCATCACCGCGGTGCGGTTTCCGGGCGAAAACAGTGACCCTATGCCGGGCGTGCGGATCGATGGGTGGATCGAAAACGGCACCGAGGTGACCGCATCGTACGATCCGCTGTTGGCCAAAGTGATCACGTTCGCACCCGATCGAGACGCCGCCTTCGACCTCATGCACGAGGCGATTTCGGCAAGCCGGATCGATGGCATCGCGACAGGCCTCGGGTTGCTACGCGAGCTGAGCATCGATCCTCGGGTTCGCGCCATGACGCACGACACCACGATGCTCGCCGACGTGCACGACCCCGATGACCGCGTCGACGTGCTCGCCCCCGGAATCATGACAACGGTGCAAGACCTGCCGGGCCGCCTCGGCTACTGGGACGTCGGGGTGCCGCCCTCGGGGCCAATGGACGCACTGTCATTTCGCGAGGCGAACCGCGCGGTCGGAAACCTCGACGATGCACCCGGCCTTGAAATCACGCTGCAGGGCCCGACACTGCGGTTCAGTACGGCGGCGGTTGTCTGTGTGGCAGGGGCCGAAGCGCCTGTCACTCTTGACGGCGCTCCGGTCGCGCTCTGGGAGCCGATCGAGATCCCGGCCGGGGGCATGCTCGCGATCGGCCAGGCACCCGGACCCGGAATTCGCCTCGCGCTCGCCGTCCGCGGCGGAATCGACGTGCCGAGCTACCTCGGGAGCGCATCGACTTTCACCCTCGGCGGTTTCGGCGGCCATGGCGGACGGGCGCTCGTCGCCGGCGACGTCTTGCGCGTACGTTCGAATGCCGACCTCGCGGCGCCCGCGGCTACACCCATCGCCGACCGACCGCACTTCACCACGACATGGCGAATCGGCGTCACCGAGGGGCCGCACGCCGCCCCCGAGTTCTTCACTCGCGAAGACATCGACACGCTCTACGCCACCGACTACGGGGTGCAGATCAATTCCGCGCGCACCGGTGTGCGCCTGACCGGTCCCCGGCCGCAGTGGGCCCGCGTCGATGGGGGAGAAGCCGGCCTTCACCCCTCCAACATCCACGACACCCCCTACGCCGTCGGCGCGCTCGACTTCACGGGCGACACCCCGATCATCCTCGGCCCCGACGGGCCGAGCCTCGGTGGTTTTGTCTGCCCCGCCGTCGTCGCAAGCGGCGAGCTCTGGAAAGTCGGCCAGCTCCGCCCCGGCGACACCGTGCGGTTCGTGCCGGTGCGCGAAGCGGATGCCGCGTCTCTCGACGCCGAGCGTTCGCTCACTGGCCCGTCGCTCATCGGTGGCGACGGAGACGACGGCGTCATGGGCCGCATCGAAGCGATCACCGAGGGCGACCGCGTACTGCGTCCGGATGTGACGTATCGCCGCGATGGCGACGACAACCTGCTCGTGGAATACGGCGACAACGTGCTCGATCTCGGGCTCCGCATGCGGGTGCATGCCCTGCAAACACGCCTTGCCGAGGTGGCGCCGGGCGGCATCGTGGACGTGACCCCGGGCATCCGGTCGTTGCAGATCCACACCGACGCACATCAGCTGCGGGCATCTCAACTCGTCGGGATGCTGCGCGAAATCGAAGAGGACCTGCCTCCGACGAGCGAGCTCGTCGTGCCTTCGCGTACCGTCAATCTGCCGTTGTCGTGGGATGACCCGGCCACGCGTCTTGCGATCGAACGGTACATGGCGGGCGTTCGAAACGATGCCCCCTGGACGCCGTGGAACATCGAGTTCATTCGCCGCATCAACGGGCTCGACACCGTCGAAGACGTGCAGCGCACAGTGTTCGACGCCGAGTACCTCGTGCTGGGCCTCGGCGACGTTTACCTGGGGGCTCCTGTTGCGACGCCTCTTGACCCACGGCACCGGCTGGTCACCACGAAATACAACCCGGCACGCACGTGGACGGCCGAGAACTCCGTCGGCATCGGCGGCGCCTACATGTGCATTTACGGCATGGAAGGCCCCGGCGGCTACCAATTCGTTGGCCGCACGGTGCAAATCTGGAACCGTTTTCGACAGGGTGGAATGTTTGCCGAGAACCCGTGGGCGTTGCGGTTTTTCGACCGCATCAATTGGTATCCGGTCTCGGCCGAAGAGCTGCTTGACCTCCGCGCCGATACCGACGCGGGGCGTGCGAACTTCGAAACGCGCGAGGGTACTTTCGCTCTCGGCGATTACGAAAAATTCCTCGCTGCCAATTCAACCGACATCGAAAAGTTCCGGGAGCGCCAGCGCACGGCATTCGATGAAGAACGCGAGCGGTGGCGGGCCGCGGGCGAGTTCGATCGAACGAACGACGAACCCGTTGCCGCGGCATCCGTCGATACGATCGTGGTGCCGCCCGGGGCGACTGCCGTCACTGCGCCATTCGCCGCAACCGTATGGAAAGTCGACCAACAAGAAGGCGCTCAGGTCACTGCTGGTGACGGAGTGATCGTCCTCGAGGCAATGAAGATGGAGACAACAGTGAGCGCACCAGCATCCGGACCGGTCACAGCGGTATACGTGCGATCGGGTGAGCAGGTTTCCGCCGGCCAAGTACTTGCCGTCATCGGAGGAGCACAGTGA
- a CDS encoding urea amidolyase associated protein UAAP2 → MTISTTVPPRPVYAEGSPLDWSEPLVGGTIVLDERVEPRAPWSGIVRAGDALTIVDVGGNQSADCLIYDAHDTDVRYSASDTLAWQGNAYLRTGSVLRSNQGTPLMTVVDNEIDRQDTIGGACSKESNTLRYGHHTLYQHGCRENFLAEAARYGLGARDLVSNINWFMNVPVEPDGSLGIVDGMSAPGKRVAIRAERDVLVIVSNCPQMNNPCNDFNCTPLRMIVTRP, encoded by the coding sequence ATGACCATCTCAACAACTGTTCCCCCGCGCCCGGTTTACGCCGAGGGCAGCCCGCTCGACTGGAGTGAGCCGCTCGTCGGGGGCACTATCGTGCTCGATGAGCGGGTCGAACCCCGCGCACCGTGGTCGGGAATCGTTCGCGCCGGCGACGCCTTGACGATCGTCGATGTCGGCGGCAACCAGTCCGCCGACTGTCTCATCTACGACGCACACGACACCGATGTGCGCTACAGCGCATCTGACACTCTCGCGTGGCAGGGGAACGCCTACCTTCGTACCGGCTCGGTTTTGCGGAGCAACCAGGGCACGCCCCTCATGACGGTGGTCGACAACGAGATCGACCGGCAAGACACGATCGGTGGCGCGTGCAGCAAAGAGTCGAACACGCTCCGCTACGGACACCACACGCTGTATCAGCACGGATGCCGCGAAAACTTCCTCGCCGAAGCAGCACGCTACGGCCTCGGCGCACGCGACCTCGTCTCGAACATCAACTGGTTCATGAACGTGCCGGTCGAGCCCGACGGCAGCCTCGGCATCGTCGATGGCATGTCGGCTCCGGGTAAGCGGGTGGCGATCCGCGCCGAGCGCGATGTACTCGTGATCGTCTCCAACTGCCCGCAGATGAACAACCCGTGCAACGACTTCAACTGCACGCCGCTCCGGATGATTGTGACTCGACCATGA
- a CDS encoding urea amidolyase associated protein UAAP1, which translates to MSTRTESALQNVATARENARSRATQSEWMPYLPPSRAPFAPSDVGSDALLWAETVAPGGYTHLRVARGTRVRLHDPSGDACAHLVALNAVETGERLNVADTQKIPWQAYLGVNHPLLSGDGRVLATIVADTSTQHDAFCGTTSDAWNIEKYGDAAPEGSSPSGQSLLALAASKHGLTSRDIPPSVSFFQGVHVDDDGSLQWRGSAGAGHTVELVAELPLILLLANVPHPRDPRGDYIVGPLQITAWRGTPTAPGDAAFTASPERERAYRNTITYAELAGI; encoded by the coding sequence ATGTCGACGCGAACTGAATCAGCTCTCCAAAATGTGGCCACGGCCCGCGAAAACGCGCGTTCCCGCGCGACGCAGTCGGAATGGATGCCGTATCTTCCCCCAAGCCGCGCCCCATTCGCGCCGAGCGATGTCGGCTCCGATGCGCTGCTCTGGGCCGAGACCGTCGCGCCGGGCGGGTACACCCACCTCCGCGTCGCGCGCGGAACCCGTGTTCGTCTGCACGATCCGTCGGGCGATGCCTGCGCGCACCTGGTTGCCCTGAACGCTGTCGAGACCGGCGAACGGCTGAACGTCGCCGACACTCAAAAGATCCCGTGGCAGGCCTATCTCGGCGTGAACCACCCGCTGCTCTCGGGTGATGGGCGTGTGCTCGCAACGATCGTGGCCGACACCTCGACTCAACACGATGCCTTTTGCGGCACGACGAGTGACGCCTGGAACATCGAGAAATACGGCGATGCCGCGCCCGAAGGTTCGTCTCCGTCGGGCCAGTCGCTCCTCGCGCTCGCCGCTTCAAAGCACGGCCTGACTTCGCGCGACATTCCGCCATCGGTGTCGTTCTTTCAGGGCGTCCATGTTGACGATGACGGTTCGCTGCAGTGGCGGGGCTCAGCGGGAGCCGGCCACACTGTCGAGCTCGTGGCTGAGTTGCCGCTCATCCTGCTGCTCGCCAACGTGCCGCATCCGCGTGACCCGCGTGGCGACTACATCGTGGGGCCGCTGCAGATCACAGCGTGGCGCGGAACACCGACAGCTCCCGGAGACGCCGCGTTCACGGCATCCCCCGAACGCGAACGTGCCTACCGCAACACGATCACGTACGCCGAACTCGCCGGGATTTGA
- a CDS encoding phosphotriesterase, with protein MIETVLGPVPASTWGPTSMHDHLVSDSSRLARPGTEPAPELDRVTARNIRYLRRNMLASADNLRLDDPALIARELGATARAGQHGVVEASSWGLGPHHTHLPDISRASGVAVVSAYGAYIPRTLPSWIARMSESELRQHLSDALTVAIPGTTFRAGILGIMGTTADFPPREQAMLRAAARAALSAGAAVTVRLEETARRGLDVLAVVTTEGLPADRVVFTNADEYMDASYWDDLADAGAVLEMCFGTEAVHEGRIDNPQDADRLDFFVDFVMTHSHSRHVLGQSIWTKTQLAVFGGRGYGYLAAEIVPELHRRGIAGARIDEMWIDEPRRLLDRQHVRNSYVDAN; from the coding sequence GTGATCGAAACGGTCCTCGGTCCCGTGCCCGCCAGCACGTGGGGGCCGACCTCCATGCACGATCACCTTGTGAGTGACTCGTCGCGACTCGCTCGACCCGGCACGGAGCCGGCTCCTGAACTCGACAGAGTCACCGCACGAAACATCCGGTACCTGCGCCGCAATATGCTCGCCTCCGCCGACAACCTCCGACTCGACGACCCGGCTCTCATCGCGCGCGAGCTCGGAGCGACAGCTCGCGCCGGTCAACACGGCGTTGTCGAGGCATCCTCATGGGGACTTGGGCCGCACCACACACACCTGCCCGACATTTCGCGTGCTTCTGGAGTGGCTGTCGTCAGCGCGTACGGCGCATACATTCCTCGCACGCTGCCGAGCTGGATCGCGCGCATGTCCGAATCGGAGCTACGACAGCACCTTTCCGACGCACTCACCGTCGCGATCCCTGGCACCACCTTTCGCGCCGGCATTCTCGGAATCATGGGCACCACCGCCGACTTTCCACCGCGCGAGCAGGCAATGCTGCGCGCCGCGGCACGGGCGGCACTGTCGGCCGGCGCTGCCGTCACCGTGCGGCTAGAAGAGACAGCTCGCCGTGGACTCGATGTGCTGGCAGTGGTGACCACCGAGGGTCTTCCGGCCGACCGCGTCGTCTTCACAAACGCAGATGAGTACATGGACGCCAGCTATTGGGACGACCTCGCTGATGCGGGCGCCGTGCTCGAAATGTGTTTTGGAACCGAAGCTGTGCACGAAGGCCGAATCGACAACCCGCAGGATGCCGACCGGCTCGACTTCTTCGTCGACTTCGTTATGACGCATTCCCATTCGCGGCACGTACTCGGGCAATCCATCTGGACGAAAACGCAGCTCGCTGTTTTCGGCGGACGCGGCTACGGGTACCTTGCCGCCGAGATCGTGCCCGAACTTCACCGACGCGGCATCGCTGGCGCCCGCATCGATGAGATGTGGATCGACGAGCCGCGACGACTTCTCGACCGCCAGCACGTAAGGAATTCCTATGTCGACGCGAACTGA
- a CDS encoding cupin domain-containing protein, with amino-acid sequence MTQTLRPLDIDATTLDAKPLAPPSAEPLSGAIEVRSRVEFTNEERTVISGVWESDLGTSRWEFLTRGEIIHIVSGAMTVQRDGEEPVELTAGSAAFFPIGWTGIWTVTEVVRKFYVVYK; translated from the coding sequence ATGACGCAGACTCTTCGCCCGCTCGACATCGACGCCACAACTCTTGATGCCAAGCCCTTGGCCCCGCCGAGCGCTGAGCCTCTTTCCGGCGCGATCGAGGTGCGTTCACGAGTTGAGTTCACTAATGAGGAACGCACCGTCATCTCGGGAGTGTGGGAAAGCGACCTCGGCACGTCACGCTGGGAGTTCCTTACGCGAGGCGAGATCATTCACATAGTCTCAGGCGCGATGACTGTACAGCGCGATGGCGAAGAGCCAGTTGAGCTCACCGCCGGGAGCGCCGCGTTCTTCCCGATCGGCTGGACGGGTATCTGGACCGTCACCGAGGTCGTTCGCAAGTTTTACGTCGTCTACAAGTAG
- a CDS encoding LLM class flavin-dependent oxidoreductase codes for MNTQRLQLGTFGTNLAPGITFTTIPGALTTEWSRVKDLALRAEAMDFEAIVPISRWKGYGGEHNPHSDAYETLTWAAAVGAVTTSARIFATVSMPVVHPVIAAKQMATIDHVTGGRSGINVLAGWFRPEMGMFGTDLLPHDRRYDMADEWLAVVKQAWSDPEEFDMHGEFFDLSGVFSMPKPLSERPRIMNAAMSGRGLEFALQNADQIYIKLNDDRDAAAAQVADIKRQAREKYDRDIEVWTFGYVVDADTESAARDFLQDYAGTHGMHDAAVNALKIMGVEAEVAGDNTTAARRFNWVAGDGGVPFVGTPAQVADGLEWVSDTGVDGCLLGWPLWEEGMTRFSERVLPLLVDRGIRVSH; via the coding sequence ATGAATACGCAACGTCTACAGCTGGGCACTTTCGGCACCAACCTTGCCCCGGGCATTACCTTTACGACGATCCCGGGCGCACTCACCACGGAATGGTCGCGCGTGAAAGACCTCGCGCTTCGCGCCGAAGCCATGGACTTCGAAGCGATTGTGCCGATCTCTCGCTGGAAGGGCTACGGCGGCGAGCACAATCCGCATTCCGATGCCTACGAGACGCTGACGTGGGCGGCAGCGGTGGGAGCAGTGACCACGAGCGCGCGCATATTCGCGACGGTGTCGATGCCGGTTGTGCACCCTGTCATCGCCGCGAAGCAGATGGCCACAATCGACCACGTCACTGGCGGGCGGAGCGGCATCAATGTGCTCGCAGGCTGGTTCCGACCCGAAATGGGGATGTTCGGCACCGACCTACTCCCGCACGACCGCCGCTACGACATGGCCGACGAGTGGCTCGCTGTGGTGAAGCAGGCGTGGAGCGACCCCGAAGAGTTCGACATGCACGGCGAGTTTTTCGATCTCAGTGGTGTCTTCTCCATGCCAAAACCTCTCTCTGAGCGCCCCCGCATCATGAATGCGGCGATGTCTGGACGCGGTCTCGAGTTCGCGCTGCAGAATGCCGATCAGATTTACATCAAGCTCAACGACGATCGGGATGCCGCGGCCGCACAGGTTGCCGACATCAAGCGTCAAGCGCGGGAGAAATATGACCGCGACATCGAAGTCTGGACGTTCGGTTACGTCGTCGATGCCGACACCGAAAGTGCGGCGCGGGATTTCTTGCAGGACTACGCCGGAACCCACGGCATGCACGATGCCGCGGTCAACGCCCTGAAGATCATGGGTGTCGAGGCTGAGGTCGCCGGAGACAACACGACGGCCGCGCGACGGTTCAACTGGGTCGCGGGCGACGGCGGAGTGCCGTTCGTCGGAACACCCGCACAGGTTGCTGACGGGCTCGAGTGGGTCAGCGATACCGGCGTTGACGGGTGCCTTCTCGGCTGGCCGCTCTGGGAAGAAGGAATGACTCGCTTCTCAGAGCGAGTTCTACCGCTGCTTGTGGATCGCGGCATCCGCGTTTCGCACTAG
- a CDS encoding biotin transporter BioY: MTTATFSPRHTRVLADLIPGARVRDVALVLSGTFFIALSGFIAIPLPFTPVPISLATFAVLLTGAALGPARGVSSAGLYLLLGVAGAPIFGDGRSGWAFASFGYIIGYVLATLVVGTLARRKADRNVWATLGLAALGSLTIYAFGVPWLAVFLGVDFATALAYGVIPFLIGDALKIAAMAALLPTTWRLLSRTNRS, from the coding sequence ATGACGACAGCAACTTTTTCTCCACGGCACACCCGGGTGCTCGCAGACCTCATTCCGGGTGCCCGAGTCAGAGATGTCGCGCTAGTTCTGAGCGGCACATTCTTCATCGCCCTGTCAGGTTTCATCGCCATTCCGCTGCCATTCACCCCGGTGCCGATATCGCTCGCGACGTTTGCCGTTCTTCTTACCGGCGCTGCGCTCGGCCCGGCTCGCGGAGTAAGTAGCGCTGGGTTGTACCTACTTCTCGGCGTCGCCGGGGCACCGATCTTCGGCGACGGACGCTCGGGATGGGCCTTCGCATCGTTCGGCTACATCATCGGGTATGTGCTGGCCACCCTTGTTGTCGGCACCCTTGCGCGCCGCAAGGCTGATCGAAACGTTTGGGCAACCCTTGGTCTTGCCGCTCTCGGCTCGTTGACGATCTACGCATTCGGTGTGCCCTGGCTCGCCGTGTTCTTGGGCGTCGACTTCGCAACCGCCCTCGCCTACGGGGTCATTCCGTTTCTTATCGGCGATGCCCTCAAAATCGCGGCGATGGCCGCACTTCTCCCGACGACGTGGCGCCTACTGAGCCGCACCAATCGTTCGTAG
- a CDS encoding TetR/AcrR family transcriptional regulator encodes MKDPDSKTKIRRHSQADIVGAALSLLDDQGLPNLSMRAIADSIGVQVSALYWHFPNKQTLLARVSERLLGNSTIDSDADGDIESIAVDFHERLLAYRDAAELVSSSLALGLITLPARPLIHDAAVRAGLDDRGATIAADTIVHFVIGFTFHEQQRMNADSAGVVIHEAATMTVADIGAEADDFRSGLRLITAGIHATVKFL; translated from the coding sequence ATGAAAGATCCGGACTCCAAAACAAAGATTCGGCGACACTCCCAGGCGGATATTGTGGGAGCCGCCCTCTCGTTGCTCGACGACCAGGGGTTGCCGAACCTCTCCATGCGAGCGATCGCGGACAGTATTGGAGTCCAAGTCAGCGCGCTGTATTGGCACTTTCCGAACAAGCAGACGCTCCTCGCCCGTGTCAGTGAACGGCTGCTTGGAAACTCAACAATCGATAGCGATGCTGATGGTGACATCGAGTCAATCGCCGTGGACTTCCACGAGCGCCTGCTTGCCTATCGGGATGCCGCCGAGCTCGTGTCGAGCTCCCTCGCCCTAGGGCTGATCACGCTTCCGGCACGCCCGCTGATCCACGATGCCGCGGTGCGCGCGGGCCTCGATGACCGGGGAGCAACGATCGCTGCCGACACGATCGTTCACTTCGTCATTGGGTTCACTTTTCACGAGCAGCAGCGAATGAACGCCGATTCTGCGGGAGTCGTGATCCACGAGGCTGCGACCATGACAGTCGCAGACATCGGGGCAGAGGCCGATGACTTTCGGTCGGGCCTAAGACTTATCACGGCGGGGATTCACGCCACGGTAAAATTCCTCTGA
- a CDS encoding hydrolase, translating into MTIWICATCAIEHSDSDTPPSRCEICSDDRQFVPEDGQKWTTRERLADAGYRVVVVEVEPGLHGITTEPELGIGQRGFLVQTPVGNLLFEPPGFIDEASVDAIRRLGGVAVIASSHPHLTGASIQWSHAFDRVPVFVSQKDEAWIRRPDSVIELWNDRVELLPGISMIECGGHFAGSSVVHWPAGAEGRGVLLTGDTIAIGADRVSVNVMRSFVNRIPLPERAVRRIMDTTLALNFDRLYSAFGVVTGQAHDITERSLRRYISWLRDEIPE; encoded by the coding sequence ATGACGATCTGGATCTGCGCGACCTGCGCCATTGAGCATTCTGACTCAGATACCCCGCCCTCGCGCTGCGAAATTTGCTCAGACGACCGCCAATTCGTTCCGGAAGATGGGCAGAAGTGGACGACCCGCGAGCGACTGGCCGACGCGGGTTATCGCGTGGTTGTCGTCGAGGTAGAGCCCGGGCTGCACGGAATCACGACAGAACCCGAGCTTGGTATCGGCCAGCGGGGTTTTCTCGTTCAGACGCCAGTCGGCAATCTCCTTTTTGAACCCCCGGGCTTCATCGACGAAGCCTCTGTCGACGCGATACGCCGCCTCGGAGGCGTCGCGGTGATTGCATCCAGCCACCCGCATCTCACTGGGGCATCGATCCAGTGGAGTCACGCGTTTGACCGCGTGCCGGTCTTCGTCTCCCAGAAAGACGAAGCGTGGATCAGAAGGCCGGACTCCGTCATAGAGCTGTGGAACGACAGGGTCGAACTACTTCCGGGCATCTCGATGATCGAGTGTGGCGGCCACTTCGCAGGCAGCAGTGTCGTGCACTGGCCGGCCGGCGCCGAAGGGCGCGGAGTTCTCTTGACGGGAGACACGATCGCGATTGGCGCCGACCGCGTCTCTGTCAACGTGATGCGAAGCTTCGTCAATCGCATCCCTCTGCCAGAGCGCGCAGTGCGCCGCATCATGGATACCACGCTCGCATTGAACTTCGACCGCCTGTATAGCGCGTTCGGGGTCGTAACTGGGCAGGCTCACGACATCACGGAACGTTCCCTGCGTCGATACATCAGCTGGCTGCGCGACGAGATCCCTGAGTAG